One region of Alcanivorax sediminis genomic DNA includes:
- a CDS encoding DUF934 domain-containing protein, with protein MGKVIVDGAIVDNQWQRLEAESLENGLPEGKVIVPLAYWQSNRDELISRGDVAVWLAPGEEPRDLEDDLERFELIAIHFPAFKDGRGYSYARELRTRYKFQGEIRATGDVLRDQLFYLQRCGFNAFEVRADRSIEEAIAGLQDFTVTYQGDVTDPRPIYRRA; from the coding sequence ATGGGTAAGGTCATCGTTGATGGTGCCATCGTGGACAACCAGTGGCAGCGTCTGGAAGCGGAATCACTGGAGAATGGTCTGCCGGAAGGCAAGGTCATTGTTCCCCTCGCCTACTGGCAGAGCAACCGTGACGAGCTAATCAGCCGTGGCGACGTGGCTGTTTGGCTTGCGCCGGGTGAAGAGCCTCGCGACCTGGAAGACGATCTGGAAAGGTTTGAACTGATTGCCATCCACTTCCCGGCATTCAAGGATGGGCGAGGTTACTCCTACGCACGCGAGCTGCGCACCCGCTACAAGTTCCAGGGGGAAATTCGTGCCACCGGGGATGTGCTGCGCGACCAGTTGTTCTACCTGCAACGCTGCGGCTTCAATGCCTTTGAAGTACGTGCGGACCGCAGCATAGAAGAAGCCATCGCCGGGCTGCAGGATTTCACCGTGACCTATCAAGGGGATGTGACTGACCCGCGACCGATTTACCGTCGCGCCTGA
- a CDS encoding YhdH/YhfP family quinone oxidoreductase has product MTFQALQTREVDGGFQTDLVERDLSELGSEGVLVRVQWSSLNFKDALSATGNKGVTRNFPHTPGIDAVGVVEEAGDGPFSKGDAVICTGYDLGMNTDGGYAEYIRVPAEWLVPLPEGLSPRDAMVLGTAGLTAALCVESLLDTGVNPEQGPVLVTGATGGVGSISVAILAKLGFQVAAVSGKQDAVDWLKQLGASEVISRDAFLENAGKPMLKEQWAGAIDCVGGDALTTALKSVKYGGSVACCGLAGSPELNMTVFPFILRGVNLLGVDSVELPVEIKQQMWQLLADEWIPGGMSQLEAAEITLEDVNEWVAKILKGGVRGRVVVRLP; this is encoded by the coding sequence ATGACATTCCAGGCATTGCAGACCCGAGAAGTTGACGGGGGGTTCCAGACGGACCTGGTTGAACGGGATCTGTCAGAACTTGGCAGCGAAGGTGTGCTGGTCCGGGTGCAGTGGTCTTCTCTGAACTTCAAGGACGCGCTGTCTGCCACTGGTAACAAGGGCGTAACGCGTAATTTTCCTCATACCCCCGGCATTGATGCTGTGGGCGTGGTGGAAGAGGCCGGGGATGGGCCTTTCTCCAAAGGGGATGCGGTGATCTGTACCGGCTACGACCTGGGTATGAATACCGATGGCGGTTATGCCGAGTACATTCGTGTGCCTGCGGAATGGCTGGTGCCACTGCCTGAAGGTTTGAGCCCTCGCGATGCCATGGTACTCGGCACCGCCGGGCTCACAGCGGCCCTGTGTGTAGAATCCCTGCTGGATACCGGCGTCAATCCTGAGCAGGGGCCGGTGCTGGTGACTGGTGCTACCGGTGGTGTAGGCAGTATCAGCGTGGCGATTCTGGCCAAATTGGGTTTTCAGGTTGCGGCGGTGTCTGGCAAACAGGATGCCGTGGACTGGCTGAAACAGCTGGGTGCCAGCGAAGTGATCAGCCGTGATGCGTTTCTCGAGAATGCCGGCAAGCCCATGCTCAAGGAGCAATGGGCGGGTGCTATCGATTGTGTGGGGGGGGACGCGCTGACCACCGCACTGAAGAGTGTCAAATACGGCGGCAGTGTGGCGTGCTGCGGTCTGGCCGGCTCCCCGGAGCTGAACATGACTGTGTTTCCGTTCATTCTACGCGGCGTCAATCTGCTCGGCGTGGACAGCGTGGAATTGCCGGTAGAGATCAAGCAGCAAATGTGGCAGCTGCTCGCAGACGAATGGATCCCGGGTGGCATGAGCCAACTGGAAGCCGCCGAAATTACTCTTGAAGACGTGAATGAATGGGTGGCGAAGATCCTAAAGGGGGGCGTGCGCGGCCGTGTGGTGGTGCGTTTGCCCTGA
- a CDS encoding zinc transporter ZntB has translation MDKNNWLKIGCYLNDEGGSIPFAASDTLQSDRTHWVHLDYTQPQSLAWLQSNGIPDRVVDALTAAETRPRATEVAGGLLVYLRGVNLQPGARPEDMIALRLWLGPHGVISTQKRTLVSVETVEESLSVGEGPQSATELVAALVDELTWRMEDVIENLETEVEGCAEQLDASPTASLTSQLGLLRRRAITLRRYLTPQREALVKLQTDRFFPESDVVQIREATDRLLRLVEDLDAAREHATLLQEEVFAVQNEAINDRMYLLAIISALFLPLGFLTGLFGINVGGLPGVENDRAFWWFCGVMTVIAIGVMIWMRKRRWF, from the coding sequence ATGGACAAGAATAACTGGCTGAAAATTGGGTGCTACCTGAATGATGAGGGGGGGAGTATCCCTTTTGCGGCTTCTGACACGCTCCAGTCCGACCGTACCCATTGGGTTCATCTTGATTACACTCAGCCACAGAGTCTTGCGTGGTTGCAGTCCAACGGTATTCCGGATCGTGTTGTCGATGCACTCACGGCTGCAGAAACCCGCCCGCGTGCCACAGAAGTGGCTGGAGGCCTGCTGGTGTATCTTCGGGGCGTCAATTTGCAGCCTGGGGCACGTCCGGAAGACATGATTGCACTGCGACTGTGGCTGGGGCCGCACGGTGTGATCAGCACCCAGAAGCGCACGCTGGTGTCCGTAGAGACCGTTGAGGAATCTCTTTCGGTCGGGGAGGGGCCGCAGTCCGCCACCGAACTGGTGGCCGCGCTGGTGGACGAGTTGACCTGGCGAATGGAAGACGTTATCGAAAATCTGGAAACGGAAGTGGAGGGCTGTGCGGAGCAGCTTGACGCGTCACCAACCGCATCATTGACCTCACAGTTGGGTTTGCTGCGACGGCGGGCGATTACCCTGCGTCGTTACCTCACGCCGCAGCGTGAGGCGCTGGTGAAGTTGCAGACGGATCGATTCTTTCCGGAAAGTGATGTGGTACAGATTCGCGAGGCTACGGATCGTTTGCTGCGGTTGGTCGAAGACCTGGACGCGGCCCGGGAGCATGCTACCTTGCTGCAGGAAGAAGTGTTTGCGGTACAAAACGAGGCGATCAATGATCGTATGTACTTGTTGGCCATTATCTCTGCATTGTTCCTGCCCCTGGGCTTCCTGACCGGCCTGTTCGGGATCAATGTGGGCGGTCTGCCTGGAGTGGAGAATGACCGAGCATTCTGGTGGTTCTGTGGCGTGATGACTGTCATCGCGATTGGCGTGATGATCTGGATGCGAAAACGCCGCTGGTTCTAG
- the sohB gene encoding protease SohB — protein sequence MIAFLSEYGMFLAKVATLVVALLFIIGGIAASASRGRHKGGEDGELKVRHLNDEFEDLKDALEAEILPEAQRKKAHKEKQKQEKREAKQKKKAGTEDKIPPRLFVLDFDGDVQASDVETLRREISAILQVANQNDEVLVRLESPGGLVHSYGLASSQLRRIRNAGIKLTVAVDRVAASGGYMMACIADRIVAAPFSIIGSIGVVAQIPNFHRLLKKNDIDVELMTAGEYKRTLTMLGENTDKGRAKFQEELEDTHRLFKDFVRDNRRGLDLDKVATGEHWFGLQAKELGLVDEIMTSDELLQQRKDSVTLYQVNWEVKRKLGERLGFSMEATLQRVIEKLWHRGSQRQIH from the coding sequence GTGATCGCGTTTCTTTCTGAGTACGGCATGTTTCTTGCCAAAGTGGCCACCCTGGTGGTGGCGCTGTTGTTCATTATTGGGGGTATTGCTGCCTCTGCTTCCCGCGGGCGCCACAAGGGAGGTGAAGATGGCGAACTGAAGGTCCGCCACCTGAATGATGAGTTTGAAGACCTGAAAGATGCGCTGGAAGCCGAAATTCTTCCTGAAGCTCAGCGCAAGAAAGCTCATAAAGAGAAGCAAAAGCAGGAAAAGCGCGAGGCGAAGCAAAAGAAAAAGGCAGGAACGGAAGACAAGATTCCGCCACGCCTTTTCGTTCTGGATTTCGATGGCGATGTACAGGCCAGCGATGTGGAAACCCTGCGTCGTGAGATCAGCGCAATCCTGCAGGTAGCCAACCAGAATGATGAAGTGCTGGTTCGCCTGGAGAGCCCGGGTGGGCTGGTGCACAGCTATGGGTTGGCGTCATCCCAGCTGCGCCGCATCCGCAATGCCGGGATCAAATTGACGGTCGCTGTGGATCGTGTGGCTGCCAGTGGCGGCTACATGATGGCTTGTATTGCGGATCGCATTGTCGCTGCCCCATTTTCCATCATCGGCTCCATTGGCGTCGTCGCCCAGATCCCCAACTTCCATCGGTTACTGAAGAAAAATGATATCGATGTGGAGCTTATGACAGCGGGTGAATACAAGCGTACCCTGACCATGCTGGGCGAGAACACCGACAAAGGCCGGGCCAAGTTTCAGGAAGAGCTGGAAGACACCCATCGCCTCTTCAAGGACTTTGTCCGTGATAATCGCCGCGGACTTGATCTCGACAAGGTGGCCACCGGGGAGCACTGGTTTGGGCTTCAGGCCAAGGAGCTGGGGCTGGTGGATGAGATTATGACCAGCGATGAGTTACTGCAGCAGCGCAAGGACTCCGTCACCCTCTATCAGGTGAACTGGGAAGTGAAACGCAAGCTGGGCGAGCGACTGGGTTTCTCCATGGAAGCCACGTTGCAGCGCGTTATCGAGAAACTCTGGCATCGCGGTAGCCAGCGCCAGATACATTGA